In one Lolium rigidum isolate FL_2022 chromosome 3, APGP_CSIRO_Lrig_0.1, whole genome shotgun sequence genomic region, the following are encoded:
- the LOC124699736 gene encoding pentatricopeptide repeat-containing protein At2g13600-like: MPPPLALLQARKLHATLLKSGHHAHAYRCNLLLAAYTRGGALADARSLLAHMPSPTLVSYNTLLSGYASSPGLLDAALDLLDAMPDRDSWSWNTAISGLARAGRTREALRRFLQMTRGPVAPDAFTYSIVSPCCSGGDLGSARQVHARALKAGVLADACVGTGFVRLYADLHAMDEARKVFDCMPLRDSMSWNVLLDCATRSSGEAAGSCMQEFLRMVGSGVRPDHFTFATLLNGFADRFAGLEAMQLHSLILKTGWYLKDLFLCNSLLNVYGRCGHVDLAKNLFDAMIEKNIVSWTAVISGLAASGHQADAFEIFRQMLKAAMVPNSFTFGSVVSSCASVNDLGSGRQCHALAVKHGLELVPIVASSLLDMYSKCAEMDDAIRIFDIMPHRDIVSWNAMICGLAQNGQSGRSLDLYDEMLRGRHQESSIAPNSVTFVGVLSACSHAGAVQKGCAYFTQMVKEFRIEPVSEHYTCLVDLFARAGWLDEAEEVISNLPFKHDALILGTLLNGCRKYGKLDMAKRIAKRLLVKTSDDESSIFLLSNMYIANEEWDDARQLRDAVISRGTRKVTGNSWIDVGGQVQCFRAGFSPDAQFEQTYDVLQQLRLMMVDADKLVT; the protein is encoded by the coding sequence ATGCCACCTCCACTTGCACTCCTCCAGGCGCGCAAGCTCCACGCCACGCTCCTCAAGTCCGGCCACCATGCCCACGCCTACCGCTGcaacctcctcctcgccgcctacacccgcggcggcgccctcgccgACGCCCGGTCCCTCCTGGCACACATGCCGTCCCCGACCCTCGTCTCCTACAACACCCTCCTCTCCGGCTACGCCTCCTCCCCGGGCCTCCTCGACGCCGCCCTCGACCTGCTCGACGCCATGCCCGACAGGGACTCCTGGTCCTGGAACACCGCGATCTCCGGTCTCGCCCGCGCCGGCCGCACTCGCGAGGCCCTGCGAAGGTTCCTGCAGatgacgcgcggccccgtggcgccggacgcGTTCACCTACTCCATCGTCTCCCCGTGCTGCTCCGGCGGCGACCTGGGATCCGCGCGGCAGGTCCACGCGAGGGCTCTCAAGGCCGGGGTGCTCGCGGACGCCTGCGTCGGCACTGGTTTCGTCAGGCTCTATGCAGACCTGCACGCCATGGACGAAGCGCGGAAGGTGTTCGACTGCATGCCGCTCAGAGATTCCATGTCGTGGAACGTCCTGCTCGACTGCGCTACGAGGTCCTCCGGTGAAGCTGCAGGGTCATGCATGCAGGAGTTTCTCAGGATGGTCGGCAGCGGGGTCCGGCCCGATCACTTCACCTTCGCCACTCTCCTGAATGGTTTCGCCGACCGGTTTGCTGGTCTAGAGGCGATGCAGCTGCACTCCCTTATTCTGAAAACCGGGTGGTATCTCAAGGATCTCTTCCTATGCAATTCCTTGCTGAATGTGTACGGGAGATGCGGTCACGTTGACCTGGCCAAGAATCTGTTCGATGCTATGATTGAAAAGAACATCGTGTCGTGGACCGCTGTGATTTCAGGGCTTGCAGCCAGCGGACACCAGGCTGATGCCTTCGAGATATTCCGTCAGATGCTGAAAGCTGCGATGGTGCCCAATTCCTTCACCTTTGGCAGCGTCGTGAGCTCATGTGCCTCTGTGAATGACCTCGGCAGTGGAAGGCAGTGCCATGCTCTCGCTGTCAAGCATGGGTTGGAACTTGTTCCTATAGTTGCAAGCTCTTTGCTCGATATGTACTCAAAGTGCGCCGAGATGGATGATGCGATAAGAATTTTTGACATCATGCCACACAGGGACATTGTATCTTGGAATGCAATGATATGTGGATTAGCTCAGAATGGCCAGTCTGGGAGATCTCTGGACCTATATGATGAAATGCTGCGAGGACGTCATCAAGAATCTAGCATCGCCCCAAACTCCGTAACCTTTGTGGGCGTCCTCAGTGCATGCAGCCATGCTGGTGCTGTCCAAAAAGGTTGCGCCTACTTTACTCAAATGGTTAAGGAATTCCGCATCGAACCAGTTTCAGAGCACTACACTTgccttgtcgatctctttgcacGAGCTGGATGGTTAGATGAAGCAGAAGAGGTTATTTCAAACTTACCTTTCAAACATGATGCTCTTATCCTAGGCACATTGCTTAATGGCTGCAGAAAATATGGTAAACTTGACATGGCTAAGCGCATCGCCAAGAGGCTTCTTGTGAAAACTTCAGATGACGAATCATCCATTTTTCTACTCTCAAATATGTACATTGCAAATGAAGAATGGGATGATGCGCGTCAGCTGAGGGACGCTGTGATTTCAAGGGGAACTCGCAAAGTCACAGGAAATAGCTGGATTGATGTTGGTGGTCAAGTCCAATGTTTTAGGGCAGGTTTTAGTCCAGATGCACAATTTGAACAGACATATGATGTTCTGCAACAACTTCGGTTGATGATGGTAGATGCTGACAAGCTGGTCACATGA
- the LOC124699239 gene encoding calcium-binding protein CBP-like → MAGYPPPPGSGYPYGAAGGYGAPAPYGQKPPKEGKTSASDPYHGGPPPQQQPYGGYGGGGYGAPAPPYGQKPPKEGKASSGSDPYHGGPPPQQQPYGGYGAPPAGQQQPYGAPPPSSYGGGGGYGSPFAALVPSAFPPGTDPNIVACFQAADRDGSGMIDDKELQSALSGYSGFSLRTVHLLMYLFTNTNVRKIGPKEFTSVFYSLQNWRGIFDRFDRDRSGKIDAPELRDALLDLGYSVSPTVLDLLVSKFDKTGGKNKAVEYDNFIECCLTVKGLTEKFKEKDMAYSGSATFGYEAFMLTVLPFLIA, encoded by the exons ATGGCCGGCTACCCCCCACCCCCCGGCTCCGGCTACCCCTACGGAGC cgccggcggctacGGTGCCCCAGCGCCCTACGGCCAGAAGCCCCCCAAGGAAGGAAAGACCTCCGCTTCCGACCCCTACCACGGCGGTCCACCCCCGCAGCAGCAGCCTTACGGCGG ttacggcggcggcggctacggagcCCCAGCGCCGCCCTACGGCCAGAAGCCCCCCAAGGAAGGCAAGGCCTCGTCCGGCTCCGACCCCTACCACGGCGGCCCGCCCCCGCAGCAGCAGCCTTACGGCGGCTACGGAGCCCCGCCCGCCGGGCAGCAGCAGCCCTACGGCGCCCCTCCGCCCTCGtcgtacggcggcggcggcggctacgggAGCCCGTTCGCGGCGCTCGTGCCGTCCGCGTTCCCGCCCGGGACCGACCCCAACATCGTCGCCTGCTTCCAGGCGGCGGACCGCGACGGCAGCGGCATGATCGACGACAAGGAGCTGCAGTCCGCGCTCTCCGGCTACAGCGGATTCAGCCTCCGCACCGTCCACCTACTCATGTATCTCTTCACCAACACTAACGTCCGCAAGATCG GGCCCAAGGAGTTCACTTCTGTGTTTTACAGTCTTCAGAACTGGAGG GGTATATTTGACAGGTTTGACCGTGACCGAAGTGGAAAAATTGATGCACCAGAGCTGCGTGATGCTCTTCTCGATCTGGGATATTCAGTTTCCCCAACTGTGCTAGATTTGCTTGTATCTAAATTTGACAAGACTGGGGGCAAGAACAAAGCTGTCGAATATGACAACTTCATTGA ATGCTGCCTCACAGTGAAG GGTCTGACCGAGAAATTCAAGGAGAAGGACATGGCGTACTCGGGGTCTGCAACTTTCGGTTACGAGGCGTTCATGCTCACCGTGCTCCCTTTCCTCATCGCATGA